A genomic segment from Chelonoidis abingdonii isolate Lonesome George chromosome 24, CheloAbing_2.0, whole genome shotgun sequence encodes:
- the LOC116823277 gene encoding ficolin-1-like isoform X2: MGRAAQQTLLALLCLATVVCQAQDTCPDVKIVGLSGSEKLAVLQGCPGIPGAMGPKGDPGVAGMRGERGAPGIPGKMGPAGKKGEKGEPGEPETTGPRNCKELLAKGRTLSGWYTIYPRVAGDSITVFCDMDTDGGGWIVFQRRIDGSVDFFRDWNSYKKGFGNQLTEFWLGNDNIHLLTSFETCELRVDLSDIENKKSFAHYETFSISGQSDKYRLNLGKFLRGTADHEPGESNIFAPC, translated from the exons ATGGGGAGAGCTGCCCAGCAAACCCTCCTCGCCTTACTCTGTCTAGCAACTGTGGTTTGTCAGGCTCAGGACACCTGCCCAG ACGTGAAAATAGTGGGTCTCAGTGGCTCAGAGAAGCTCGCTGTTCTCCAAGGCTGTCCTGGGATTCCTGGTGCCATGGGGCCCAAAGGTGACCCTGGAGTTGCAGGAATGAGAG GAGAACGGGGAGCTCCAGGGATCCCTGGAAAGATGGGACCAGCAGGCAAGAAag GAGAGAAAGGAGAGCCTGGAGAACCAGAAACAACAG gACCCAGAAACTGCAAGGAGCTGTTAGCCAAAGGGAGAACGCTGAGCGGCTGGTACACCATTTACCCAAGAGTTGCTGGTGATTCCATCACTGTCTTCTGTGACATGGATACAGATGGTGGAGGCTGGATT GTTTTCCAGAGACGCATAGATGGTTCGGTGGATTTTTTCCGTGACTGGAATTCCTACAAGAAGGGGTTTGGGAACCAGCTGACGGAATTCTGGCTGGGGAATGACAATATCCACCTGTTAACATCCTTTG AAACTTGTGAACTTCGTGTCGATCTGAGTGacatagaaaacaaaaaatcctttgcCCACTACGAGACCTTCAGCATTTCAGGACAATCTGACAAATACAGACTGAACCTAGGAAAATTTCTTAGAGGCACTGCAG atcatGAGCCTGGAGAAAGCAATATATTTGCACCTTGCTAA
- the LOC116823277 gene encoding ficolin-1-like isoform X1, with protein MGRAAQQTLLALLCLATVVCQAQDTCPDVKIVGLSGSEKLAVLQGCPGIPGAMGPKGDPGVAGMRGERGAPGIPGKMGPAGKKGEKGEPGEPETTGPRNCKELLAKGRTLSGWYTIYPRVAGDSITVFCDMDTDGGGWIVFQRRIDGSVDFFRDWNSYKKGFGNQLTEFWLGNDNIHLLTSFETCELRVDLSDIENKKSFAHYETFSISGQSDKYRLNLGKFLRGTAGDSLSGHRNMMFTTKDNDNDMLSGNCALEFKGGWWYNKCHGSNLNGLYLLGPHESYADGVIWATGKGARYSYKVSEMKFRPV; from the exons ATGGGGAGAGCTGCCCAGCAAACCCTCCTCGCCTTACTCTGTCTAGCAACTGTGGTTTGTCAGGCTCAGGACACCTGCCCAG ACGTGAAAATAGTGGGTCTCAGTGGCTCAGAGAAGCTCGCTGTTCTCCAAGGCTGTCCTGGGATTCCTGGTGCCATGGGGCCCAAAGGTGACCCTGGAGTTGCAGGAATGAGAG GAGAACGGGGAGCTCCAGGGATCCCTGGAAAGATGGGACCAGCAGGCAAGAAag GAGAGAAAGGAGAGCCTGGAGAACCAGAAACAACAG gACCCAGAAACTGCAAGGAGCTGTTAGCCAAAGGGAGAACGCTGAGCGGCTGGTACACCATTTACCCAAGAGTTGCTGGTGATTCCATCACTGTCTTCTGTGACATGGATACAGATGGTGGAGGCTGGATT GTTTTCCAGAGACGCATAGATGGTTCGGTGGATTTTTTCCGTGACTGGAATTCCTACAAGAAGGGGTTTGGGAACCAGCTGACGGAATTCTGGCTGGGGAATGACAATATCCACCTGTTAACATCCTTTG AAACTTGTGAACTTCGTGTCGATCTGAGTGacatagaaaacaaaaaatcctttgcCCACTACGAGACCTTCAGCATTTCAGGACAATCTGACAAATACAGACTGAACCTAGGAAAATTTCTTAGAGGCACTGCAG GCGATTCCTTGTCTGGCCATAGAAATATGATGTTTACAACCAAAGACAACGACAATGATATGCTTTCGGGGAACTGTGCTCTGGAGTTCAAGGGAGGCTGGTGGTACAACAAGTGTCACGGTTCCAATCTGAATGGACTGTACCTGCTGGGGCCCCATGAGAGCTACGCAGATGGTGTCATTTGGGCAACAGGCAAAGGGGCTCGCTACTCCTACAAAGTCTCAGAGATGAAGTTCAGGCCGGTTTAG